In Candidatus Methylomirabilota bacterium, one genomic interval encodes:
- a CDS encoding dienelactone hydrolase family protein → MAGKMVQFPSNGHTTDGYLATPASGKGPGVLVIQEWWGLVGHIKAVCDRFAAAGFSALAPDMYHGKTASEPDGAGKLFMALNIEQAEKDLRGAAKYLTGHSSTAKLGAVGFCMGGQLALFAGCTNPSIGAVVNFYGIHPNVKPDYSKLSGPVLGLFGEKDGFVSPEVARGVEAAIKKAGKQVEIKIYPGRDHAFFNDENQAAYHKADADDAWKRTTDFFKTHLK, encoded by the coding sequence ATGGCAGGAAAGATGGTCCAGTTTCCGAGCAACGGGCACACCACGGACGGCTACCTCGCCACGCCGGCGAGCGGCAAGGGCCCGGGCGTCCTCGTGATCCAGGAGTGGTGGGGACTGGTGGGGCACATCAAGGCCGTGTGCGACCGGTTCGCGGCCGCGGGCTTCTCGGCCCTGGCCCCCGACATGTACCACGGCAAGACGGCGAGCGAGCCGGACGGCGCGGGCAAGCTCTTCATGGCCCTGAACATCGAGCAGGCCGAGAAGGACCTGCGGGGCGCCGCCAAGTACCTGACGGGACATTCCTCCACGGCCAAGCTCGGCGCGGTGGGCTTCTGCATGGGCGGCCAGCTCGCCCTCTTCGCGGGCTGCACCAATCCCTCCATCGGGGCCGTGGTGAATTTCTACGGCATACACCCGAACGTCAAGCCGGACTATTCGAAGCTCTCGGGTCCCGTCCTCGGGCTCTTCGGCGAGAAGGACGGCTTCGTGAGCCCCGAGGTCGCGCGCGGGGTGGAGGCGGCCATCAAGAAGGCGGGCAAGCAGGTCGAGATCAAGATCTACCCCGGCCGGGACCACGCCTTCTTCAACGACGAGAACCAGGCCGCCTACCACAAGGCCGATGCCGACGACGCCTGGAAGCGCACCACCGACTTCTTCAAGACCCACCTGAAGTAA
- the rplQ gene encoding 50S ribosomal protein L17, with the protein MRHGKAGFKLGRVTPHRWALFRNLLVALFRHERIMTTEAKAKAIRGLADQMVTLAKRDNLHARRQVLAMVPDTEVVKKLFDAIAARFGDRHGGYTRILRAGTRPGDRAPMVVLELVDRPEVPKEKSKADAKAERKPKAEKGDKGEASAPAQKGRRKKAAAAAG; encoded by the coding sequence ATGAGGCATGGCAAGGCGGGGTTCAAGCTCGGGCGGGTCACCCCGCACCGCTGGGCGCTCTTCCGGAACCTTCTCGTGGCCCTCTTCCGCCATGAGCGGATCATGACCACGGAGGCCAAGGCCAAGGCCATCCGGGGGCTCGCGGACCAGATGGTCACGCTGGCCAAGCGCGACAATCTCCACGCGCGCCGGCAGGTGCTCGCCATGGTGCCCGATACCGAAGTCGTGAAGAAGCTCTTCGACGCCATCGCGGCGCGCTTCGGGGACCGCCACGGCGGTTACACGCGGATCCTCAGAGCGGGCACCCGGCCAGGCGACCGTGCTCCCATGGTCGTCCTCGAGCTCGTGGACCGTCCCGAGGTGCCCAAGGAGAAGTCCAAGGCGGACGCCAAGGCCGAGAGGAAGCCCAAGGCCGAGAAGGGCGACAAGGGCGAAGCCTCGGCCCCGGCCCAGAAGGGCCGCCGGAAGAAGGCCGCGGCCGCCGCAGGTTAA
- the rpsK gene encoding 30S ribosomal protein S11, which produces MADEAVEKTAEKDEAKAPAAPRKGGRKRERKEVRVGIAHVQATFNNTIVTLTDKMGNVVSWASAGSVGFKGSRKSTPFAAQTAAENAARKAMDLGLKQVEVFVRGPGSGREAAIRSLQAVGLEITAIRDVTPIPHNGCRPPKRRRV; this is translated from the coding sequence ATGGCAGACGAAGCGGTCGAGAAGACAGCCGAGAAGGACGAGGCCAAGGCCCCGGCGGCGCCGCGCAAGGGCGGGCGCAAGCGCGAGCGCAAGGAGGTCCGGGTGGGGATCGCGCACGTCCAGGCCACGTTCAACAACACGATCGTGACCCTCACGGACAAGATGGGCAACGTGGTCTCCTGGGCCAGCGCGGGCAGCGTGGGGTTCAAGGGCTCGCGGAAGAGCACGCCCTTCGCCGCCCAGACGGCGGCGGAGAACGCCGCCCGCAAGGCCATGGATCTCGGGCTCAAGCAGGTGGAGGTGTTCGTGCGGGGTCCGGGGTCCGGCCGCGAGGCCGCCATCCGGTCGCTCCAGGCCGTGGGCCTCGAGATCACCGCCATTCGTGACGTGACGCCGATCCCGCACAACGGGTGCCGTCCGCCCAAGCGGCGACGGGTGTAG
- a CDS encoding DNA-directed RNA polymerase subunit alpha, with amino-acid sequence MARIPFQKPKTIEWEILSDRYGRLVAEPFEKGYALTVGNSLRRTLLSIIPGAAVTWARIKGVRDADTPLPGVPETTQDVLLNLKKLAVNVPSGEPMETRLEATGPKAVTGADVSEATGVEVLNPELGIATLEAGATLVIDLGIGIGRGYVSADRHPAGTVPAGAIALDAAFSPIQRVSYNVEPARLGKVTDYEKLTLEVWTNGAVSPDEALTRAAAHMRDQFTLLAPEGGEEEEEEAEAAGEGFLHESLGKSLDDLPLPARAINALKSAEMQVVADLVQKTDEDLEQVKNLGDKSIEEIKAVLAAMGLSLGMRIDPNLLGALGRGGVK; translated from the coding sequence ATGGCACGGATTCCATTTCAGAAGCCGAAGACGATCGAGTGGGAGATCCTGTCGGACCGCTACGGCCGGCTGGTGGCCGAGCCCTTCGAGAAGGGATATGCCCTGACCGTCGGCAACTCTCTGCGGCGCACGCTGCTCAGCATCATTCCGGGCGCGGCGGTGACCTGGGCGCGCATCAAGGGCGTCCGGGACGCCGACACGCCGCTCCCCGGTGTCCCCGAGACTACCCAGGACGTGCTCCTCAACCTGAAGAAGCTCGCCGTCAATGTCCCATCGGGCGAGCCCATGGAGACGCGGCTCGAGGCCACGGGACCCAAGGCCGTCACGGGGGCGGACGTGTCCGAGGCCACGGGCGTCGAGGTTCTGAATCCGGAGCTCGGGATCGCCACCCTCGAGGCGGGGGCGACGCTCGTGATCGACCTCGGTATCGGCATCGGCCGCGGCTACGTGTCGGCCGACCGGCATCCGGCGGGCACCGTGCCGGCCGGGGCCATCGCGCTCGACGCGGCCTTCTCCCCCATCCAGCGCGTCTCGTACAATGTCGAGCCCGCGCGGCTCGGCAAGGTCACGGACTACGAGAAGCTCACCCTCGAGGTGTGGACGAACGGCGCCGTGTCGCCGGATGAGGCCCTGACGCGGGCCGCCGCGCACATGCGCGACCAGTTCACGCTCCTGGCCCCCGAAGGCGGCGAGGAGGAGGAAGAGGAGGCGGAGGCCGCGGGCGAGGGCTTTCTCCACGAGAGCCTCGGCAAGTCGCTCGACGACCTGCCTCTGCCCGCGCGGGCCATCAATGCCCTCAAGAGCGCCGAGATGCAGGTGGTGGCGGATCTCGTTCAGAAGACCGACGAGGATCTCGAGCAGGTGAAGAACCTTGGCGACAAGTCCATCGAAGAGATCAAGGCCGTTCTGGCCGCCATGGGCCTCTCCCTCGGCATGCGGATCGACCCCAACCTCCTGGGGGCCCTCGGGCGCGGAGGGGTGAAATGA
- a CDS encoding hemolysin family protein, which translates to MIYVWAIVLAVFVTALLSAAEMAFLAADRVRLRHLAESGDAVAVRYLEAFRHPERMLATAMMGVTVAHIVATTFLTWALIPTAGGWSPIVATIGLAPIMLIFGEVIPKTAARERATALIRRLFRLLELMAVILAPLTWGARTLVGGFLHAVGLRTPTTRQFVSREELKLLLQLEPEEADVTSSEAEMIDKIFELGDTAVREIMVPLVDVAALPETATPDEAIRLMQERGFSRIPVFADRELNLVGVVTAMDLLRRGADAPDLKTLMRPATYAPETKRIDELLTEMQKARVQLEVVVDEYGAAVGIVTIEDIVEQIVGEIRDEHDRTPAMVERLPDGSYRVSGRERIEELNDALDWSLPRGDYETVAGLALATVHRIPLVGEEFQVSGYTFTVLEADERRVRTVRITPPAGQAG; encoded by the coding sequence ATGATCTATGTCTGGGCCATCGTCCTCGCCGTGTTCGTCACCGCCCTGCTCTCCGCGGCGGAGATGGCTTTCCTCGCGGCGGATCGGGTGCGCCTACGCCATCTCGCAGAGAGCGGCGACGCCGTCGCCGTGCGCTACCTCGAAGCGTTCCGCCATCCCGAGCGCATGCTCGCCACGGCCATGATGGGCGTCACCGTGGCCCACATCGTGGCCACGACGTTCCTGACCTGGGCCCTGATCCCGACCGCGGGCGGTTGGTCACCCATTGTCGCCACCATCGGGCTGGCCCCCATCATGCTGATCTTCGGCGAGGTCATCCCGAAGACGGCGGCCCGGGAGCGGGCCACCGCCCTGATCCGCCGCCTGTTCCGGCTCCTCGAGCTGATGGCCGTGATCCTGGCCCCGCTGACCTGGGGAGCGAGGACGCTGGTGGGCGGATTCCTCCACGCCGTGGGGCTCCGCACGCCGACCACGCGGCAATTCGTCTCACGCGAGGAGCTCAAGCTCCTGCTGCAGCTGGAGCCGGAGGAGGCCGACGTCACCTCCTCCGAGGCCGAGATGATCGACAAGATCTTCGAGCTCGGCGACACGGCCGTGCGGGAGATCATGGTGCCGCTCGTGGACGTGGCCGCGCTCCCGGAGACGGCCACCCCGGACGAGGCCATCCGTCTCATGCAGGAGCGCGGCTTCTCCCGCATTCCCGTCTTCGCCGACCGCGAGCTCAACCTGGTGGGCGTGGTCACGGCCATGGATCTGCTCCGGCGCGGGGCGGACGCCCCCGACCTCAAGACCCTGATGCGCCCGGCCACCTACGCGCCGGAGACCAAGCGGATCGATGAGCTCCTGACCGAGATGCAGAAGGCGCGCGTCCAGCTCGAGGTCGTGGTGGACGAGTACGGAGCGGCGGTGGGCATCGTCACCATCGAGGACATCGTGGAGCAGATCGTGGGCGAGATCCGCGACGAGCACGACCGCACCCCCGCCATGGTCGAGCGGCTGCCCGACGGCAGCTATCGCGTGTCGGGTCGGGAGCGGATCGAGGAGCTCAACGATGCGCTCGACTGGAGCCTGCCCCGGGGCGACTACGAGACGGTGGCCGGCCTCGCCCTGGCCACCGTGCACCGCATCCCGCTCGTGGGCGAGGAGTTCCAGGTGTCCGGATACACCTTCACCGTGCTCGAGGCGGACGAACGCCGCGTGCGCACCGTGCGCATCACGCCGCCGGCGGGCCAGGCCGGCTGA
- a CDS encoding hemolysin family protein, giving the protein MSSLSLLELLILGTLVLLSALLTGAEAAYFSLGRARLKRLAEAQAADEGALKPLLTRPHDLLVTLLVGITLVNIGASALAEFIAAKLFGAAGLPIAIVTMIVLLVVFGEVLPMTLAVEHPERYSTWVNRPVAWLSVLLSPVRMVLSGVTALTLRLVGSERKRGEPEISEEELRTLVDVGAREGVVDRTEREMIHKVFELEDTLVREVMVPRPDMFCLDLATPPSELLPLLREHVHSRVPVFDETVDQIVGVLYTKDLLPHLRGLPRDFDLRARLHPPYFVPESKRADALLREFQAKKLHLAIVVDEYGGTAGLVTLEDLLEELVGEIRDEFDEEERLIQKLDATTYRVSGKLSIEELNAATGLSLPNDAFDTVGGWVLDLFGRVPHKGEKAQTNEVSVAVEKVQRTRVVEVLLHLRSGGASGSRAA; this is encoded by the coding sequence GTGAGTAGCCTGAGCCTCCTCGAGCTTCTGATCCTCGGCACCCTGGTGCTGCTCTCGGCGCTCCTCACGGGCGCGGAGGCGGCCTATTTCTCCCTGGGGCGGGCGCGGCTCAAGCGCCTCGCCGAGGCGCAGGCCGCGGACGAGGGAGCGCTCAAGCCGCTCCTCACGCGCCCGCACGACCTGCTCGTCACCCTGCTCGTCGGCATCACTCTCGTCAACATCGGGGCCTCGGCGCTGGCGGAGTTCATCGCGGCCAAGCTCTTCGGCGCCGCGGGCCTGCCCATCGCCATCGTCACCATGATCGTGCTCCTCGTCGTCTTCGGCGAAGTGCTGCCCATGACCCTGGCCGTCGAGCACCCGGAGCGCTACTCGACCTGGGTCAATCGGCCGGTAGCCTGGCTGTCCGTCCTGCTCTCGCCCGTCCGCATGGTGCTCAGCGGGGTGACCGCGCTCACCCTGCGCCTCGTGGGCTCGGAAAGGAAGCGGGGAGAGCCCGAGATCTCCGAGGAAGAGCTGCGCACCCTCGTGGACGTGGGCGCGCGCGAAGGCGTGGTGGATCGCACCGAGCGCGAGATGATCCACAAGGTCTTCGAGCTCGAGGACACTCTGGTCCGCGAGGTCATGGTGCCGCGGCCGGACATGTTCTGCCTGGACCTGGCCACTCCGCCCTCCGAGCTCCTGCCCCTGCTGCGCGAGCACGTCCACTCGAGGGTGCCCGTCTTCGACGAGACGGTCGATCAGATCGTGGGAGTCCTCTACACGAAGGATCTCCTACCCCACCTCCGCGGCCTGCCCCGGGACTTCGACCTCCGGGCGCGCCTGCATCCGCCCTACTTCGTGCCCGAGTCCAAGCGGGCCGACGCCCTCCTGCGCGAGTTCCAGGCCAAGAAGCTCCATCTCGCCATCGTGGTGGACGAGTACGGCGGCACCGCGGGTCTGGTCACGCTCGAGGACCTGCTCGAGGAGCTGGTGGGCGAGATCCGCGACGAGTTCGACGAGGAAGAGCGCCTCATCCAGAAGCTGGATGCCACGACGTACCGTGTCTCGGGCAAGCTCTCCATCGAGGAGCTCAATGCCGCCACTGGGCTGAGCCTTCCCAACGACGCCTTCGACACGGTGGGCGGCTGGGTGCTCGATCTCTTCGGGCGTGTCCCCCACAAGGGCGAGAAGGCGCAGACCAACGAGGTCAGCGTGGCCGTCGAGAAGGTCCAGCGCACGCGGGTCGTCGAGGTGCTCCTCCACCTGCGCTCCGGCGGGGCGAGCGGGAGCCGCGCGGCATGA
- the rpsD gene encoding 30S ribosomal protein S4: protein MARYRAAACRQCRREGIKLFLKGARCFTEKCAIERRNYPPGQHGLSRTKATNYGIQLREKQKAKRIYGVLETQFRRYFAMAERERGVTGENLLKLLERRLDNVVFRLGMAASRREARQMVGHGHIQVNGHKVSIPSYIVKVGEVVQLRPTSKMQERVVDNLGAGRGAVPAWLEVDVNEKKGTVRGLPIREDIQIPVQEQLIVELFSK from the coding sequence GTGGCGCGATATCGAGCTGCAGCCTGCCGGCAGTGCCGGCGCGAGGGCATCAAGCTGTTCCTGAAGGGGGCGCGCTGCTTCACGGAGAAGTGCGCGATCGAGCGCCGGAACTACCCGCCGGGGCAGCACGGGCTCTCCCGGACGAAGGCCACGAACTACGGCATCCAGCTGCGCGAGAAGCAGAAGGCCAAGCGCATCTACGGGGTCCTGGAGACTCAGTTCCGCCGCTACTTCGCCATGGCGGAGCGAGAGCGTGGCGTGACGGGCGAGAACCTGCTCAAGCTGCTCGAGCGACGGCTGGACAACGTGGTCTTCCGACTGGGCATGGCCGCCTCCCGCCGCGAGGCCCGGCAGATGGTGGGGCACGGGCACATCCAGGTCAACGGACACAAGGTGTCGATACCCTCGTACATCGTCAAGGTGGGCGAGGTGGTGCAGCTCCGGCCGACCTCCAAGATGCAGGAGCGCGTGGTCGACAATCTCGGGGCCGGCCGCGGGGCGGTGCCCGCGTGGCTCGAGGTAGACGTGAACGAGAAGAAAGGCACCGTGCGCGGGTTGCCCATCCGGGAGGACATCCAGATCCCGGTGCAGGAGCAGCTGATCGTCGAGCTGTTCTCGAAGTAA